TCGGGTGGGTTGATGGCGAGTCTTCCGCCTGCGATTGGCTCCATTACCACCACTGCTAATCCTTTTGATGCCGCGTACTTCAATCCCTTAGTACCAGCTTGGTACTCGGTGTCCATGTAGTTGTATTGGATCTGACATAATGTCCATTCGTAGCTGTCCACGATATCTTTGAAAGTTGAATATTCATCATGAAAGCTGAACCCAAAATGTCCGATTTTCCCCTCAGCAATCTGCCTATCGCCCCATTCTAAGACATTCAGTTTCTTTAGCTGATGCCACCGCTTCTTTTCGAGACCATGAAGAAGGTAGAAGTCAACGTAGTCCAACTTGAGCTTGTGAAGTTGCTCATCCAGAAACTTGGTCATGTCCTTTTGGGATTTGATGAGCCAAGTCGGCATCTTAGTAGCCACTTTGACTTTCTCTCTATAACCTTCCTGCAAAACCTTTCCCAACAGAATTTCACTGTTACCCTGATGGTAGGGATAGGCTGTATCCACATAGTTGACGCCATGATCTATAGCGTATCTAATCATCTTGATTGCTACAGGTTCATTAATCCTCGCAGCA
The window above is part of the Candidatus Bathyarchaeota archaeon genome. Proteins encoded here:
- a CDS encoding aldo/keto reductase, with translation MKYRRFGKLNWGVSALGFGIMRLPTFEVDAARINEPVAIKMIRYAIDHGVNYVDTAYPYHQGNSEILLGKVLQEGYREKVKVATKMPTWLIKSQKDMTKFLDEQLHKLKLDYVDFYLLHGLEKKRWHQLKKLNVLEWGDRQIAEGKIGHFGFSFHDEYSTFKDIVDSYEWTLCQIQYNYMDTEYQAGTKGLKYAASKGLAVVVMEPIAGGRLAINPPDEIQDMWREEGSGRTPAEWALQWVLNHPEVSVALSGMSTM